One Coffea eugenioides isolate CCC68of chromosome 2, Ceug_1.0, whole genome shotgun sequence genomic window, aagttaaaaataagGGGGTATGTGAGATTTCTCAACATTCATAAATATCATATGATATTGTCACAAACTTCAGGAGAAGCTTCTGAAATTACCGCTGTGGATTATGTATTTCGAGACACAACTTTTGGAAGGAAATTGAAGATATTCATTTGCTTTATTAGTGTAGATACGTGGTGGATGGACAGCTTCAAGTTGTAGACATAGCAAATATTTTGGATGGAGTTAGATTGGGGGTGAATGTCACGTAGCTCTTTGCCATATATCATCTCATCTCATCTCGTCTGTTATTGCCATCTGAAAAGTCTGTCTGATTTGGGTGAATATGATTTTCCAGTTACTCTTTGTACTATCCAAACACCCCCATTATTATTACATATCATCTCATCTCATCTGTTATGACCATCTGAAAAGTATGAAAAGTACGTCTCATATCGGAAAAGATGAAAGCAACTTATTATCAGTCAGTACTCAAGTTTTGACCAACACCCTGTCTCCTCTCTGCTCTCGTGGAAAGCGAATGTGTGATATGTATTGTAACTTTCTGCTTCCCATAGAATTTTTAAAAGAGTGAACGGCCAAAATGGTCATTTAACTATTCAAAATAGCACCTTTTAGTACCTAACTTTTTTTTATGGCCTAAAAGAGCACTAAACTCACATAAACGTGCCAACGGAGTCATTTTACCGATTTTTTGCGGTGAATCATCCGATTACAAGGCAACGTGGAGTGAAGGCATATTTTTAAGGGGGCAAAAATGTCTAACAAAATATGGCAAACCTATTTCTTgggttattattattttacccCATTAACGTTCGGTATCACTATCAATTTCCCTTTTAACgctatcttttagtcactttactctTAAAAGTAACGGTCAAACTTAAcgaaatttgttaattaaagtaaaaagaCAAGTTTAGCCCTTAaagttattatcattttaccccCATAAATTATAGTCTCAATATCAATTTACCCgatagagttattttttaggcaatttatcccaccattaaaccaacttaacaagttaaaaaactttaaaaGAAAGTACTCTCCtctttatataataaaaataataaaaaatttagagtggctCTTCTCCtctttagtatcaagaaaaaaaagtcaaaatattaatttatttctttttgacaatcttattaatattaaaaaaaaaaaatttgaaagggagagggagatagagagagagagagagctcaattcttttttagaaaatacaaataagaaagaattaaatacttttattattttaaaattatttcactttaccACCAGATTTCAATCCTAATCCCAACAACCTTAAATTAATACGATAATATTAgactttgttttctttacaaaatctaattttctgtctccttctttcctatctctttttcttttcatagtaTTAAAAAGtgtgaaaaaataaatttgagaaatttttatatttttatatttttggatctcttaaagtgaaaaaaaaagaagaataatcattctaaattttatttttaattatatatataacggtaaatatatttaaaaatttttgaccataatagttagattaacgatgaagtaaaatgctaaaaaaataatgttaggaattaaaTCGATTATATCATTATAATTTAAATgaataaagtaataataacagTGTAGTAATGTTAtagaataaaagggtatttttgttcaaaatttcttaacatgttaaGTTGAATTATCTATggagtgactaaaagataacgttaaagGATAAACTGTTAATAGTTATGTAGTTTAAGGgcgtaaagtgataataacccctATTTTTTCCTCGCAAGCCGGCGCGTTTAatttccatttccatttctgTTTCCTAGTTTTGAGAAAGAAAACACGAACTTGCTGCtaaaatcttttcttttcattcattctttctttttctttctatctCTATTAGGACTAGTAGGACTAGAATGAGAGGGaaaaaaagtttctttttttctttctttgctttctttctttctttgaggaCGGTCTGGGGGGAGAATGGCCCAGGAGACGAAATCTGCAATCTTTTGTTGAGTTTGATGAGGATCTGCTTCTTCAATGGAGTCACCTAATAACCTCCACATTTTAGTTTATCTGTTCTGACTTAATTATTGTTAGTATTGTTATTGGGTTTTGTTGTTTCtattgtttcttttgctttttccctttttctggGTCTTGTTAGTGCCGGCCTGAATTTCCCATGATTCTGAGATTTTGAGGTTGGTACTTGAGAGAAGAAAGCAGTAATGGTTCTACTAATTCAATGATTCAATCCTAGAGGGCTGCTTGAAAGGTGGTTCCGAGATGTGGGTTTGAGGTAAACtctatatatttttcttttttttttaaccactACTATTTGGGAATTGGGATTTCTTAATATTTGACCAAGACCCTTCTCAAAAATCAACGCCGTTGGCCTCAACTTCCGGTTCCTAGACTTTCTTGACCTCTTCAAGATGACAAGAAAGAAGCAGTCCTCCTGCCGAATGATCAAGGCAAAATTCACTTTCCCTTTGATGGGGGTCTTCCGGCGTTCTTTAAGCAGGGAACCGTGGTGGACGAGAAAAATGGAGCTTTGGTTGGGAGAGATTCCGATCTTCTGGCTGATCATCTTCTGGAATGTCTTGAATTCCAACATTGGTTGGACACGAATGTCTCCAATGTTGATTTCCTGCTCTCCATCGTAGAATATCACCAGAAACGCCGATCCAAGAATTGAGTGGGGAACTAGAAATTTTCTGGGCAAAGATTTAGTTGTTTCTGGAAGTGTTAGGACAAATAAAGATATTCTAAATTGGTCAATGAAAGAAGGAATCAATGAACTTGTAGATTAAGGACAATGCTTGCGAGGAAGAAACagatttgtcattttttttggaCATTTTTACCCCCTTaaaaatattccttcactcCACATTCCCTTGTAACCTAATGATTCACcactaaaaatgggtaaaataaCTCCGCTATTGCATTTATGtgagtttagtgaccttttttATCACAAAAAAAGTTTGATGACTAAAGGATGACATTTTGAATAGTTGAGCGACCATTTCAGCCATTCACTCTTTTTAAAATTAACATTTATTCACGTTTGATCCATCACTCTTTTATGAagttagttttagcttttaataATGATTATGCCAGATTGTTGCTGCAATTTTGCTGAGAATATTTACTGGGCAAAATTTTATACATTCTTTGGAATTAGTAGAGACATAATCAAGTGTGAATACTTTGAATCAATCTTCACATCTCCTCCTCCACTTGTACTTTAAATGTAAATAATTACAAAAACAACGTCATATAACAGAAATAGATTCCCaatatttttcttcttcttattgGAAAAAAAGAGATTTCATTTCTCGCATGAATTCTactgaaaacaaaagagaattTGTTATCAAAGTGGAACTTGAGAAAGTGCATATGGATTagcttttcttattttcttcgTATCTTTCTATATATAAGCCATGAGAAGGGGATTTGGTATTAAAATTTTGTGtcatattttgattttttttttattttagcctCATAAAAGTAGGGATTTACTAAAGATAATTATtcaaatttattattttctagttACCTCCACTTCCAATAACTTCTATTTTTTTGCTTGtctgtaaaaaataaaaaaaataaaaaaatcataacctctttttcttttggaacaaaaaaataaaacctaatATCTTCCCTTGGCCTAAAAAAAAGAACTtaattttttctcaatttacACACTCATAGGGTGTGCTTTTCCCAATGATACATATAATAGACGTGCTAGAAATTTATAAGCATCTAATGTCCGTTTGTGGAAATCTATCTCGACCAGATGCAGGCATCTAAAAAAACAACATGGACCATGGTGTTATTTTCAAAACCGAATTAGTGGCATCTAATCAAACTGATACTGCATCAGTTTGTTAAATGTCATTATTTGGTTCTTAAGTCTGTTTAAGGACGTTTATAGCTTACCAATTTAATATGGGCCAATTAGTAATAACTCAGGTAAGAGAAACCCGCCCTTTTGAAAGAGAATTTGTCTGCCAACTTTTTCAACAACGTACCAGCTCCAAAATTATGCACCTTTTACTCTTTGACAAATTGATTGTACTTATTATAATTGATTTCTTTTTAGCCAAATTACTGGTTTTGTCGTGGCACTTGAGTTCTTGTGTGCTAAGAGTTGGATCAAATTGCGCTAAAAGAAATTTGTCAGAGAACAAATTGTACTTATTATAAAAATGTGCCAACTTGTCACCTCCGATAAtttaagagtaaattttatttacgctatcagtgtatatattatcacgATTGAATGAATAATATATGAGTgaattttagattttaaattcaaattttacacgtgtaatatatatttaatgatgatagtgtatacactgacagtatgtATAAGAATAATTCATAGTTTTAAACCCtcatttttaatgaaaattttgattgGTAAAAGACCAAACACCAAAGAGGAATTTTCTATTTAACTAAAATTTTGCACGAGAAACAACAACTGAGATGGACGCGGCTTTGCAAAAGTTCAATTTCTCAAACATTTGACGCTAGAATGACATCCAGAAAAAGTACggaattatgatttttctaattgGATACTGGTTATTAACATGCAATTAATTGTTTGAGCGCATGTAATTGCATTCATGCCCTTCATGaagtttggatagagtattatttgaaatattatttggaataattactgtagcactttttgtgatgtgatatatgtgaaataaaaaagtaattgggAATATAAAATGGTGAGTTGGGAAATATGTTTATggtgcaagcgaaatattatttgacaTATTTTAGCTATCCAAACACTCCAACATTGTacgtgtttggatagagtattatttaaaataattattgtagcatTTTTATGGtgtgatatatgtaagataaaaagtgattgaaaatataaaaagtagtattgaaaaatgtgtttatgatacaaacCAAATATTATTTAGCAAATTTGAactatcaaaattattaattattttttttccaataggTTAACACATGGGTTTCTTCAAAATCAATCCATCAAGAGACAcaattgtgtttggattgctgaATTATCCTAAATAATATTTCATTTacattataaacacatttttcaatctatttttttatatttataaatacttttttatctcatatacatcataaTATAAAAATACTatagtaattattctaaataataatCGGACTCTTATAGAATTAGTGGAGCAATTTCCTTGATTGCACTGGTAGCAtgtttgtttggatatggtattatttgaaatattatttggaataattactgtagcactttttatgatatgatgtatgtgagataaaaaggtagttaaaaatataaaaatgtgaattgaaaaatgtgtttattatGCAAGAGAAATATATTTAGAATATGTGATATGTGAGATAATGTAGTCAACTTATTCCAAATATTATTTcccttgcatcataaacacatttttcaatccaccattttatattctcaatcatctttttatctcacatacatcacatcacaaaaagtgctacagtcattattctaaataaaatttcatgattttctagtGGAAGAAATTTCCTCCAGAAATAAAATGACTCCTGCGGACCCCTCATACAAAATGCCAAGTGCCACCAAAAATCAGACCGAAACTTCTCGAAAACGGAAAGCCGTAGAGCAGAGCTTCTCGTTCTTTCTTTTATGctttcacctttttttttttcaatccactctcctttttttttgtttgtattttcTCTTTCCCGTTTTTTCGATTCTTGAACTTTCcttccactttctctctcttatCTTCTTCTGtactctctttctctttccatttccATCCTCCCTGTATTTCTTCCATACGAACCTTCTAGAATTACCATTTTTCCTCAGACCTTCCCATCAGATCTGCCGCAGTTAGTTTTACTCGTATCGATATTCGTACGTTTATCCGATATTATAACTTCCGtttcttttcattatttttgttgGGAGGGAGATTCTGTTAAATTTACATTTTTAACTGATTTTCCATGAATTTTTGTTAGGTTTAAGAGCGATGGCTCCACCGCCGGTGGAGCGGAACGGTGGGGAATCGACGACTACGCCTCCGCCTCCCGGAGACGCGCCAAGATCTCTTCCGACGCCTTTTTTGACCAAGACATACCAGCTGGTTGACGACCGCACCATCGACGATGTCATCTCTTGGAACGAGGACGGATCTGCCTTCATCGTCTGGAATCCAACTGAATTTGCCAGAGATTTACTCCCTAAATATTTTAAACACAATAATTTCTCTAGCTTTGTTCGCCAGCTCAATACATATGTAAGTTTCATTCGTCCTGAGGTGACCAGAATTGATTTTTTGGAAGTTTGATGTTCTAATCTGGCTTTATATCGTCGTCCTTCAGGGATTTCGGAAGGTTGTACCTGATCGATGGGAATTCTCGAACGATTGTTTTCGGAGGGGTGAGAAAGGCTTATTGTGTGATATACAGCGGCGGAAGCTGGCGGCACCTCCCGTTGCTGGGGCTATAATATCTCCGGTGGCAGTACCGAcggctgctgctgctgtttctGCCATTCCGCCTCCTCGAACGGTGTCCCCTACGGATTCAGGCGAAGAGCAAGTCGTCTCTTCCACGTCATCTCCTTCGGGGTTTCGTGAGACGGCAACGGCTGGCGGAAGCACAGCCGAGCTAATTGGGGAGAACGAGCGGTTGCGGAAAGAGAACATGCAGCTCAACAAAGAGTTGTCCCATATGAAAAGTATGTGTAGCAATGTTTATGTCTTGATGTCAAATTATTCCAACCATAGCAACGGAGCCACTGCCAATAGTAAGGCGGAAGGTAGCAGCTGCCAGGCGCTGAAGGCGCTGGACTTGTTGCCACCTAAGCCGATTTTCGATGAATCCGGAGCAACCACGGAATGTGGTGAGGAGGACCGGATGGCAGTGGACGAAGCTGGCGCTAGGATATTTGGGGTGTCCATTGGTGTGAAACGCGGGAGAGAAAATGGAGAAGCTGCGGCTGCTGAGCACGATAAGGAGTTGCAGCTGCAGCAACCTGGAACTGCAGACGTTAAATCAGAGCCGATAGATGATGAGAATAGTAATGGTGATGATCAGCAAACGCACTGGCTTAGACAGTGCCGCATTCAAAATCAGAGGTGTGTGATCAAGTAATTAGGAATTAGTTGGAATTATTAGCTGTCAGTAGTAGATAGGTTGAACTCGGGCGGACACCAGACTTGGTGGGAATTTGTTGGTCCCGGGTCAGGCACGTGATAAACGGATCTTGTGCGTTGATCAAGGTTGGATTATAGTTGTGGGGGACCATTCTCAGGAAGCTTCTCTTGGATTGTCATTTGCCTTCTAATactacttttcttctttttagttttttggggtgcttttttttttatgaagtTTATATTCtaggtcaaaaaaaaaacaatttgtACTTTAGTACTATAACTTTAGGAGTACTTTTTGCCTTCCCCTTTAGGGCAACTTGAAGCTAGGATATTTATCATTAgtatttcttcaaaaaaaaaagggatattTACCATTATCATGCAATAGTGAATGAGAAATGGACAGAAATTAAATATTTGTAGAGCGGTAAAGAATGTGTttacaaaaaaaagtaaaagaaaatcacaatccaaacaagtgtttacaaaaaaaagtaaaagaaaatcacaatccaatCAAGGCTTTAGTTTCTAGCTCCGACCATGCAAACTACGAGGCTCTGGGTGTATTTAATTTCATCAGGCTGGTaactaggcctgtcaacgggtcgggtctagacccggattcggaccggatccgtgaaattattgcgggtatgggtagggatttaattccgttttccggatccggatccggatccgttttgtcaaacaaaaaaacgggtcggatacggaatatagtattccggcccgtattagacccggatccggatataaatgaattaataattttaaatatatatttatcaatataatttgattagagtgatgtattttaataaagttaatttgatttcttttcttatttggttttttctttgcattagttaaaaattagtttacaaatatatttttttttcatttttattagaaattataaattttgctaaatttgttcgggtagacccggatccggaacatagaataaaagacccgtcgggtaaacgggtcgggtccgggtccggcatagtaattcgggtccgggtccggaataatgaattccggcccggacccggcccgttgacagccctactGGTAACCCTTCAGTACGCGGGGAGCAGCAGTGTTCAGATTTTATTTTCACAGGTACCTTTTGGACAAAATGCTACcatttttaaattcaaatgtAATTTTGACTtgaaagtgtaattttatgtatCACACTTTGTCAGAAATTGTTGTGGCAATAAAAATTGGGATTTGTCAGAGAGTGTAATTTTCACTTGTCAGACCTGAATCACCATTCAGTTGCAGTACCATGGAAAAGTAGTGAAGGTCCAAGCTTGCTCAACTTCTGGTCCATTTTCGTGTCGAAGCTGCCAAATGATGCGTCGGGCTTTTACAGACGACTTTTCAAACGGTGACGTTGGCAAGTACCTATTTTTGTTGGTTACGATTTGATCAACGGATGCCAACGCGAGTACTCCACCGCTGTCTGATGCCCATTTTGATCATAATGATAAAGAGCAAGAGATTTTATCTTTTAATTTCGTAAATATCCAAAAGTTCGAAAAAGTGTCAATAAACGACGGAGTGGAAGTAGagatttgttattattattctGATGCTTGTTCTACTGTATTTAATCACCAAGGGATGTTATCATTGGTTAGTGTTGTTTCATTGTCAACAATTTAACTGTGTCAACTTCAAGAATAAATGAAACGCACTTCAAACTACAGATCCAAACGGTTTTCTCGAAATTCTTTGTCGAGTGAGAATTATCTTTGATTGGACCTGCAGTATTTGGTTATGGAAGAAGGAAACTCTGCTCCGTGATTAAGAGTTTGGACATTCTTACTGTTTATTACCATATAGATTTGTCAACTTCCTTCTACAAAACAGTCGCTTGGGATTCCAGTTACAATATGTTTAAAAAATGTCAAGTCGGGGTGTGTTGAAATCTGAAGCAAACCGCTCTGTTTGTTACTGGTGTACATAAAATTAATTGTGAAATTTGAGTGAttttggacttttttttttttttttttacagttATTGAAGTTTTAAGTTTTAGACCTGTTTGATAAtacaattcaacacttaaacttaatggattcaaatcttaacatgttcaaacgcatttgataataaaaaattaaacatttgaattaaGTAAGTGatactgaattttctagacaaatTTACTcctaaaattaaatgataagttattcacttatcactgaatgtgatataaaTTCAAATCTATTAGATTTAAaaattaacaattcaatattttAATGGATTCATacttcagatttcagttttcagatttcaattttatcaaacgcaccacCCTTAGCGTAAAAAGAAATATAATCCGCGGACATTTTGGGCAAAGCAACGGAAATGGAAGGAGATCGTTTCTTTCCTGTTGGATTAACATGCCAATGTCTAGTACAAGAGAAATTCCTTTTCCCCAGAGAAATCATACAAATAATCTCTCACATATTGGCTATGTACCTATTATGTCCATCATTGTATTAAATGATAATTTTTTGATACTAACATATTGACTTTGTACCTTTTACATCCTTTACATATAATGaaggattaatcttttttaCACTGACAGAGTATACACTGTCACCATTGGATGAGtgataactatgcaaaatttgaatttgaaatgatGATTTTGTGTCCCTCATAAATGAAAAATGCTCATTTTTAGTCTTTTGACTCGTTTATACTTATAttcttgccaaaaaaaaaaaaaaaatcacgtgCATCTCATGCCTCACAAACTTCAGGGGCCAAATTGAAATAttgtaaagaaaaaaagggagaaacatTCAtcatatttgtttctttttcgtCCTATAGTCTTAATCAAGAATGTGGCAGTAGCCATGGCTGCCTCCCATAGCTGTTCTGGTGGTCGGTCTCCTGTCAATCGCTACCATTTTCAATAgcaaaatatcacaaaaattcaactcttcatttatttattttttgcataGAATCTGATTTTGATATTAGCTTTTCTAAAACAATAAAGTTGATAGAAAACATATTGTTGCAATCGTACCTACCACTATTTATTCTTTTAGTTTTACCCACATATGTTTGCAAAAACTAATATTGAAATCATATTctacgaaaaaaaaaaaaaaaaagaagaagtgaGGATTTGAATTTCGGTAAAATTTTTTAACGAAAAATGACGGCGGCCAACCGCAGCATCGCTTGCACAGTGGGCAAAGGTAGCCATGGTTGGTGTCACATTCTTGATTAGGAAAATAAGGCACAGAAGAAAGAAGCGTGTGGTACTactcttttcatttttccatgcaatttttgaatattttgtccttaaaatTTATGAGGCATAAATTacacatgttttttttttttttatcaagaaTATAAGTCCAATTGAGACGAGAAACTAAAAATGTGCGCTTTGAATTTGTAAAAGATGAAAAATCATTATCTCATATGTGAGAAATATAAAAAGTACAAAACCAATATGTGAGGGATTATGGACTAAAAATCATCATTTTAGTATGTGAAAGATATAAAAGTTAGAAAGCCAATATGTGAAGTGCTATTTATATgattttttctctcttccttttGGTTACAAGAAATGTTTTTTcttaccttttttttaaaaaaaaattttttaacaaaggAGCCGCGagatttgaaaaacaaataaaagatgAGAGGATTTAAACTCAAAACCTAGAGTTCCAACCTTAATTACCTGTTATTAGATTGAgagtagaggtggcaatttgtcccaagtctcaatgggttacccatgcccataggaactttgggcgggatgggtactGGAATTTGATAgtgggtttaaaatgggacaaatcccaattgtacccattaattgatggaaaattttggaaaatacttgggtacccatttgGCTCAAATAGCaagggctctgtttggattagctattttttggggtatttttgaaata contains:
- the LOC113762167 gene encoding heat stress transcription factor B-2b-like; this translates as MAPPPVERNGGESTTTPPPPGDAPRSLPTPFLTKTYQLVDDRTIDDVISWNEDGSAFIVWNPTEFARDLLPKYFKHNNFSSFVRQLNTYGFRKVVPDRWEFSNDCFRRGEKGLLCDIQRRKLAAPPVAGAIISPVAVPTAAAAVSAIPPPRTVSPTDSGEEQVVSSTSSPSGFRETATAGGSTAELIGENERLRKENMQLNKELSHMKSMCSNVYVLMSNYSNHSNGATANSKAEGSSCQALKALDLLPPKPIFDESGATTECGEEDRMAVDEAGARIFGVSIGVKRGRENGEAAAAEHDKELQLQQPGTADVKSEPIDDENSNGDDQQTHWLRQCRIQNQRCVIK